Proteins found in one Chengkuizengella sediminis genomic segment:
- a CDS encoding cohesin domain-containing protein, with protein MIVIIKNLRLSFKICLLITLFFSFYSIRVYALEETTDLISINLTVETDESQIYLNWDTVEEADYYIIKRSVISEGSFINIVESIKHNSYTDSSLVDSIVYYYEIVAIKEGNEIASSTEISASLEGTYNNNRAFLVITMIDGRKKEYDVSIGEIKDFIRWYNDIYSGIGPTNYTFSKSYNLGPYTNKVENIYYGDILLFEVKEYLGPPKRFRFSSSDTSIDISWDEVPHATSYEIEIDGGDIIEVENENYVHEVLTLNNQHYYRVRAINEIMISEWSEVKSYINWNNEPALAFSNENWVFDTTQDRELNIILKGNALQDIYTAQFELNYDPKLIKIDDNTVKNLFNLEELSYLSYEINEGSGKIKVLVSNLGNQVGKDGEINYFQIDGTLLLNQAALSMSEVILVTSQGEFIEIEPAQPLIIKELIRER; from the coding sequence ATGATCGTTATAATAAAAAACTTAAGGCTTTCATTTAAAATATGCTTACTCATTACATTATTTTTTTCTTTTTATAGTATACGTGTTTATGCTTTGGAAGAAACTACTGATTTAATATCTATAAACTTAACAGTTGAAACGGATGAATCACAAATTTATCTTAATTGGGATACTGTGGAAGAAGCTGATTATTACATTATAAAGAGATCTGTAATATCAGAAGGATCATTTATAAATATAGTAGAATCTATTAAACATAATTCATATACTGATTCATCATTAGTAGATAGTATTGTCTATTATTATGAAATTGTTGCCATAAAAGAAGGTAATGAAATAGCTTCCTCTACTGAAATTTCTGCATCACTTGAAGGAACATACAATAATAATAGGGCTTTTCTTGTGATCACAATGATCGATGGGAGGAAAAAAGAATACGATGTAAGTATTGGTGAAATAAAAGATTTTATCAGGTGGTATAACGATATCTATTCAGGTATTGGTCCAACTAATTATACATTTAGTAAATCATACAATCTAGGACCATATACTAATAAAGTTGAAAATATATATTATGGTGATATTTTGTTGTTTGAAGTAAAAGAATATTTAGGACCTCCAAAAAGATTTCGATTTAGCTCTTCAGATACTTCCATTGATATTTCATGGGATGAGGTACCTCATGCTACTAGTTATGAAATCGAAATTGATGGAGGAGATATTATTGAAGTGGAAAATGAAAATTATGTACATGAAGTCTTGACTTTAAATAATCAGCATTATTATCGTGTTAGAGCAATTAATGAGATAATGATAAGTGAGTGGTCGGAAGTTAAATCGTATATCAATTGGAACAACGAACCAGCTTTAGCTTTTTCTAATGAAAATTGGGTTTTTGATACAACACAAGATCGAGAATTGAATATTATTTTGAAAGGCAATGCTTTGCAGGATATCTACACTGCTCAATTTGAATTAAATTATGATCCAAAATTAATAAAGATAGATGATAACACAGTAAAAAATCTATTTAATTTAGAAGAGTTGAGTTACCTTTCTTATGAAATAAATGAAGGTTCAGGTAAGATTAAAGTTCTTGTATCCAATCTAGGGAATCAGGTCGGTAAAGATGGGGAAATAAACTATTTTCAAATTGACGGTACATTATTATTGAATCAAGCAGCATTAAGTATGTCAGAGGTTATACTCGTCACATCTCAAGGTGAATTTATTGAAATAGAGCCAGCACAACCTCTAATAATTAAAGAGCTGATTCGTGAGAGATAG
- a CDS encoding kelch repeat-containing protein, whose product MLIRHEKSSRLIALVIVLLFVFSSVKVYAEENTWTEVGSMNFSKKYSQIEVLDGKIYSVGGYNAAAIANVEVYDSETNVWTEVASMHTLRYNHQTVIMNGKIYAIGGLNNLLSGTDRYLSKVEVYDPETDIWTQLLDLNYQRQGHQAVVLNNQIYAIGGHDGTNYSSSVEVYDYISDRWNQLASMNYARTFFQTEIIDGKIYVIGGYGLDTNRGSGYYPLANVEVYDPETNTWTELESMEATRSYFSTEVIDGKIYAIGGRGDQAGGTENLPLSSVEVYNPETNTWTNVANMERERRYFKTEVMNGKIYAISGQDQVGTLNSVEEYDPSTNTWKYVSNINTGRIYFESQVIDGKIFVFGGVDSNNNLLNSVEVYTPISIPNMPINLIASSNDSQVSLTWNEVENTDSYIVKRAFTSGGPYEIIAENVTETSYIDVTVENDVTYYYVVSSVNVDIESENSIEAAATPKLPTTSSNLILMAGDAEVNLTWSAVENATNYIVKRSLTSEGPYNVIAENITETSYLDLTVENGVTYYYVILSVNNLEEIGNSNEASATPGSSGTSLANLTARAEDSRVYLSWEAIEGVESYTIKRSTTSGGPYFTIAENITSTSYIDGNLINGTPYYYVVVTVDETVESENSNEVLVIPEAPNLNARGILYITFVNGQEKEYDLSMAEIQDFIVWYGNSASGTASPLYTFDKNYNVGPFVSRTDYIILDKIMTFEISEYTQLQ is encoded by the coding sequence ATGTTAATCAGACATGAAAAAAGTAGTAGATTAATCGCATTAGTCATTGTTTTATTATTTGTGTTTTCAAGTGTAAAAGTGTATGCAGAAGAAAATACTTGGACAGAAGTGGGAAGTATGAATTTTTCAAAAAAATATTCTCAGATAGAAGTATTAGATGGGAAAATATATTCTGTAGGAGGATATAATGCAGCAGCTATAGCCAATGTAGAAGTCTATGATTCTGAAACAAATGTATGGACTGAGGTTGCTAGTATGCATACTTTAAGATACAATCACCAAACTGTTATAATGAATGGGAAAATATATGCTATAGGTGGATTAAATAATTTATTATCTGGTACTGATAGATATCTATCAAAAGTAGAAGTATATGACCCTGAAACTGATATATGGACACAATTATTAGATCTAAATTATCAAAGGCAGGGACATCAAGCTGTAGTTTTAAATAATCAAATTTATGCAATTGGAGGCCATGATGGAACTAATTATTCAAGCTCGGTAGAAGTCTATGATTATATTTCTGATAGATGGAATCAACTGGCCAGTATGAACTATGCAAGAACTTTTTTTCAAACAGAAATTATTGATGGAAAAATATATGTGATTGGTGGGTACGGTCTTGATACGAACAGGGGGAGCGGATATTATCCGTTAGCAAATGTAGAAGTATATGATCCTGAAACCAATACATGGACTGAACTTGAAAGTATGGAAGCTACAAGGAGTTATTTTAGTACAGAAGTGATTGATGGGAAAATATATGCTATAGGTGGTAGAGGTGATCAAGCTGGTGGTACAGAGAATCTCCCGTTATCTAGTGTAGAAGTATATAACCCTGAAACAAATACTTGGACAAATGTAGCAAACATGGAAAGAGAAAGAAGATATTTTAAAACAGAAGTAATGAATGGAAAAATATATGCTATTAGTGGACAAGACCAAGTAGGTACTTTAAACAGCGTAGAGGAGTATGATCCGTCAACAAATACTTGGAAGTACGTTTCTAATATTAATACTGGAAGAATTTATTTTGAATCTCAGGTTATAGATGGAAAAATATTTGTTTTTGGAGGAGTAGATAGTAATAATAACCTTTTAAACAGTGTAGAGGTTTATACTCCAATTTCTATTCCTAACATGCCAATAAATTTAATAGCTTCATCAAATGATTCACAAGTTAGTCTAACATGGAATGAAGTAGAGAATACAGATAGTTATATTGTGAAAAGAGCTTTCACCTCTGGAGGACCATATGAAATTATTGCTGAGAATGTAACTGAAACATCGTATATAGATGTAACGGTTGAGAATGATGTGACTTATTATTATGTAGTTTCTTCAGTAAATGTAGATATTGAAAGTGAAAATTCCATAGAAGCGGCTGCAACTCCCAAGTTACCTACAACTAGTTCAAACTTAATTTTAATGGCAGGAGACGCAGAAGTGAACTTAACATGGTCAGCTGTGGAGAACGCTACTAATTATATTGTGAAAAGATCATTAACCTCTGAAGGTCCTTATAATGTGATTGCAGAAAATATAACCGAGACCTCATATCTAGATCTCACAGTTGAGAATGGCGTGACTTATTATTATGTTATTTTATCAGTAAATAATCTTGAAGAAATAGGAAACTCTAATGAAGCCTCAGCAACTCCAGGTTCATCTGGGACGAGTCTCGCAAACTTAACGGCTAGAGCTGAAGATAGCAGAGTTTATCTATCATGGGAAGCTATTGAAGGTGTGGAAAGTTATACAATAAAAAGGTCAACAACTTCAGGAGGACCATATTTTACAATTGCAGAAAATATAACCTCTACTTCTTATATAGATGGAAATCTGATAAACGGGACACCATATTACTATGTAGTTGTAACTGTCGATGAAACTGTTGAAAGCGAGAATTCTAATGAAGTTTTAGTTATACCTGAAGCACCAAATCTTAATGCTCGAGGAATACTTTACATTACTTTTGTAAACGGGCAAGAAAAAGAATACGATTTAAGTATGGCTGAGATACAAGACTTTATAGTTTGGTATGGAAATAGTGCTTCAGGTACAGCATCACCGTTATATACGTTTGATAAAAATTATAACGTTGGACCGTTTGTTAGTAGAACAGATTATATCATTTTAGATAAAATCATGACATTTGAAATTAGTGAATACACACAACTACAGTAG
- the argH gene encoding argininosuccinate lyase, whose product MSKLWGGRFTKKTDQLVEEYTASISFDQVLAEEDIQGSLAHVQMLGKCGIIPYEDVDKIREGLHAVLGKIRRGEVEFSVADEDIHMNIEKLLIEEIGSVGGKLHTGRSRNDQVATDMHLYLRKRVNEFVDLLNKLQQALIGQAKQHTETILPGYTHLQRAQPILFAHHMMAYVSMFQRDIERLQDSFKRINTLPLGAGALAGTTFPIDRQFVAEELGFERIYDNSLDAVSDRDFIIEFLSNASMIMMHLSRLCEELVLWSSNEFNFVELDDAFCTGSSIMPQKKNPDVAELVRGKTGRVYGHLIGLLTLLKSLPLAYNKDMQEDKEGMFDTVNTLQGALQLFAPMIETMSVKKEQMRQAVNEDFSNATDIADYLVNKGLPFRQAHEVIGKTVLYCIQNKKYLLDLELEEFKQFSSLFEKDIYETLQPEQVVNARNVYGGTASNQVLEAITRAEEVIQETEQWVEQYMEKN is encoded by the coding sequence GTGTCAAAACTTTGGGGTGGACGTTTTACAAAAAAAACAGACCAATTAGTGGAAGAGTATACTGCATCGATCTCATTTGACCAAGTATTAGCAGAGGAAGATATTCAAGGTAGTTTGGCTCATGTACAGATGTTAGGAAAATGCGGGATCATCCCTTATGAAGATGTAGATAAAATTAGAGAGGGATTACATGCTGTACTGGGCAAAATTCGTCGTGGGGAAGTCGAGTTTTCCGTTGCGGATGAAGATATTCACATGAATATCGAAAAACTGCTAATTGAGGAAATCGGTTCTGTGGGAGGGAAATTACATACAGGCCGCAGTCGGAATGATCAAGTTGCTACAGATATGCACTTATATTTACGTAAGAGAGTGAATGAATTTGTAGATCTATTAAATAAATTACAACAAGCATTGATTGGACAAGCAAAACAACATACCGAAACGATTTTACCTGGGTATACACATCTTCAACGTGCTCAACCGATTCTGTTTGCTCATCATATGATGGCTTATGTCTCTATGTTTCAAAGGGATATTGAAAGATTACAGGATAGTTTTAAGAGAATTAATACTTTACCTCTAGGTGCTGGGGCATTAGCAGGAACTACATTCCCTATTGATCGGCAGTTCGTAGCAGAGGAATTAGGTTTTGAAAGAATATATGATAATAGTTTAGATGCAGTGAGTGATCGGGATTTTATTATTGAGTTTCTATCAAATGCGTCTATGATTATGATGCATCTATCTCGTTTGTGTGAAGAGTTGGTATTATGGTCTAGCAATGAATTTAATTTTGTGGAATTAGATGATGCTTTTTGTACAGGAAGCAGTATTATGCCACAGAAGAAAAATCCAGATGTTGCAGAGCTTGTACGTGGCAAAACAGGACGTGTATACGGACATCTTATAGGATTATTGACATTGTTAAAATCACTTCCACTAGCTTATAACAAAGACATGCAAGAAGATAAAGAAGGTATGTTTGATACCGTAAACACATTGCAAGGTGCTTTACAGTTGTTTGCCCCAATGATCGAAACAATGAGTGTGAAAAAAGAGCAAATGAGACAAGCGGTAAATGAGGACTTTTCCAATGCAACAGACATTGCAGATTACCTAGTAAACAAAGGTCTACCATTCCGTCAAGCACATGAAGTGATCGGAAAAACCGTACTGTACTGCATTCAAAACAAAAAGTATTTGTTAGATTTAGAACTTGAAGAATTCAAACAATTTTCTAGCTTGTTTGAAAAGGATATATACGAAACACTCCAACCTGAACAAGTTGTTAATGCTAGAAACGTGTACGGGGGTACAGCTTCTAATCAAGTTCTAGAAGCGATCACCCGAGCGGAAGAAGTGATACAGGAAACTGAGCAATGGGTTGAGCAGTATATGGAGAAGAACTAA
- a CDS encoding argininosuccinate synthase: MSKEKIVLAYSGGLDTSVAIKWIQEKYNYDVVAVALDVGEGKNLDFVREKAFKVGAIESYVVDARERFADEFVLPVIKANAMYEGKYPLVSALSRPLISQILVEFAEETGAVAVAHGCTGKGNDQVRFEVSIAALNPDLKVIAPVREWGLSRDEEILYAQKHDIPIPVDLDNPYSVDQNLWGRANECGILEDPWAEPPEGAYDMTVPLEKALDKPEELELTFEQGVPVAINGVQKPLYELILELNEMAGRHGIGRIDHVENRLVGIKSREIYETPGAVVIMNAHKELEFLTLPREVAQFKPMIEHKLSQVIYEALWFSPIRKALMAFIEETQKNVSGIVRIKLFKGHATVVGRKSEKSLYDLELATYNSDDKFDHNSAVGFIELFGLPTKVQAKVNKK; this comes from the coding sequence ATGAGTAAAGAGAAAATTGTATTGGCTTACTCTGGAGGTTTAGATACTTCCGTAGCCATTAAATGGATTCAGGAAAAATATAATTATGATGTCGTAGCAGTTGCGCTCGATGTAGGGGAAGGCAAAAATTTAGATTTTGTTCGTGAAAAAGCGTTTAAAGTAGGGGCGATCGAATCTTATGTCGTAGATGCTAGAGAGCGTTTTGCTGACGAATTTGTACTGCCTGTCATTAAAGCAAATGCAATGTATGAAGGGAAGTACCCTTTAGTATCAGCACTATCACGTCCTTTAATATCTCAAATCTTAGTAGAGTTTGCTGAAGAAACAGGAGCAGTTGCGGTAGCACATGGCTGTACTGGAAAAGGGAATGACCAAGTTCGATTTGAAGTATCTATCGCTGCTTTAAATCCAGATTTAAAAGTGATTGCACCTGTACGTGAGTGGGGACTTTCTAGAGACGAAGAGATTTTATATGCTCAAAAACATGATATTCCTATTCCAGTAGACTTAGATAATCCCTACAGTGTGGATCAGAACTTATGGGGACGTGCCAACGAATGTGGTATACTAGAGGATCCTTGGGCTGAACCACCAGAAGGTGCCTATGATATGACCGTTCCATTGGAAAAAGCATTGGATAAACCAGAAGAGCTTGAATTAACTTTTGAGCAAGGGGTTCCAGTTGCGATCAATGGAGTGCAAAAACCATTATATGAATTGATTTTAGAACTAAATGAAATGGCAGGACGTCATGGGATCGGAAGAATTGACCATGTGGAAAATCGTTTAGTGGGTATCAAATCTCGTGAAATATATGAAACACCAGGTGCTGTCGTGATCATGAATGCACATAAAGAACTGGAGTTTTTAACACTGCCACGTGAAGTTGCCCAATTTAAACCGATGATTGAACATAAATTATCACAGGTTATCTATGAAGCTTTATGGTTCTCACCGATTCGTAAAGCATTGATGGCTTTCATCGAAGAAACACAAAAAAATGTATCAGGTATTGTACGCATTAAACTGTTTAAAGGACATGCAACGGTTGTTGGGCGTAAATCAGAGAAGTCATTGTATGACCTAGAATTAGCAACCTATAATTCAGACGACAAATTTGATCATAATTCGGCAGTAGGTTTTATCGAGCTATTTGGATTGCCTACAAAGGTTCAGGCGAAGGTGAATAAAAAGTAG
- the argF gene encoding ornithine carbamoyltransferase has translation MSVLEKDLIFNLKGRDFLALIDYSTEEIQYLIDFAIKLKKTQKAGKLFQPLKGKTLGLIFEKSSTRTRVSFEVGMYQLGGTALFLSKNDLQIGRGESIWDTGRVMSGYLDGIMLRTFEHRKLVDLARGSTVPVINGLTDLSHPCQVLADLQTIVEQKGNLSGLKIAYIGDGNNMVHSLMMGAAKVGMNISVATPFGYEPDSEVIKLSQENGLATGAKIEVHNDPKLAVEEADVIYTDVWASMGFEEEQGERVKAFKDFQVNDHLAQYAKSDYLFMHCLPAHRGEEVTGDIMDGKHSIVFDQAENRLHAQKAIMASIL, from the coding sequence ATGAGTGTATTAGAGAAAGATTTGATCTTTAATTTAAAAGGAAGAGACTTTTTAGCTCTTATTGATTATTCAACAGAGGAAATTCAATATTTAATTGATTTTGCTATCAAATTGAAAAAAACACAAAAAGCAGGAAAGTTATTTCAACCACTAAAAGGAAAAACGTTAGGGTTAATTTTTGAAAAATCATCTACTCGTACTAGAGTTTCTTTTGAAGTGGGAATGTATCAATTAGGGGGAACAGCTTTATTTTTAAGTAAAAATGATTTACAGATCGGTCGTGGTGAGAGCATCTGGGATACAGGACGTGTGATGTCAGGGTATTTGGATGGAATTATGCTTCGTACTTTTGAACATCGTAAACTAGTTGATTTAGCTAGAGGATCCACCGTACCTGTGATTAATGGTTTAACTGATTTATCACACCCTTGTCAAGTTTTAGCTGATTTGCAAACCATTGTTGAGCAAAAGGGGAATTTAAGTGGTTTAAAAATCGCTTATATCGGAGATGGCAATAATATGGTTCATTCGTTAATGATGGGAGCTGCTAAAGTAGGAATGAATATATCTGTAGCTACACCTTTTGGGTATGAACCAGACAGTGAAGTCATAAAATTATCTCAGGAGAATGGATTAGCTACTGGTGCAAAAATTGAGGTTCATAACGATCCGAAACTAGCAGTGGAAGAAGCAGATGTAATTTATACAGATGTGTGGGCAAGCATGGGATTTGAAGAAGAGCAAGGTGAAAGAGTAAAAGCTTTTAAGGATTTTCAAGTAAATGATCATCTAGCTCAATATGCCAAATCCGACTATTTATTTATGCACTGCCTTCCAGCACATCGTGGAGAAGAAGTAACAGGAGACATCATGGACGGAAAACATTCAATCGTATTTGATCAAGCTGAAAATCGTTTACACGCACAAAAAGCAATTATGGCTTCAATTTTGTAA
- a CDS encoding acetylornithine transaminase, with protein MSEKSCLFPTYARFPITFVKGEGSRLWDDQGNEYLDMMSGLAVTNLGHAPESVKEKVKEQLDQLWHVSNLFTISNQEKLASLLTNISCADAVFFCNSGAEANEAAIKLARRYKQKILGEDKYEIITFKQSFHGRTLATLTATGQEKVQDGFLPLPEGFVYAEYNDSADVEKHISEKTCAVMLEMVQGEGGVIPADATFVKEISDLCKKHDLLLIVDEIQTGLGRTGKWFAYEHYGIEPDIISVAKGLGSGLPIGAMLGKEKLTEAFTPGSHATTFGGNPVITSAAIATIETMTELYLAERALELGEWMMGQLTDRLKDNPIVKEVRGKGLMIGIECVHPVAEIIKEAHDAGLLVVGAGPNVIRLLPNLLVEKEDLQKAINVICTKLEQHQTAWEETVQ; from the coding sequence ATGAGTGAAAAAAGCTGTCTATTTCCAACCTACGCAAGATTTCCAATTACATTTGTTAAGGGGGAGGGGAGTCGATTATGGGATGACCAAGGCAACGAATACCTTGACATGATGAGTGGTCTTGCAGTGACAAACTTAGGGCATGCACCTGAGTCTGTTAAAGAAAAAGTGAAAGAACAGCTGGATCAGCTGTGGCATGTATCCAATCTTTTTACCATTTCGAATCAAGAAAAACTAGCCTCTCTATTAACAAATATAAGCTGTGCTGACGCTGTGTTTTTCTGTAATAGCGGAGCGGAAGCGAATGAAGCAGCTATTAAACTTGCTAGAAGATATAAACAAAAGATTTTAGGCGAAGATAAATACGAAATTATTACTTTTAAACAATCTTTCCATGGTAGAACATTAGCAACACTAACTGCAACAGGACAGGAGAAAGTTCAAGATGGTTTTTTACCTTTACCAGAAGGATTTGTTTATGCAGAATATAACGATAGTGCTGATGTAGAGAAACATATAAGTGAAAAAACTTGTGCTGTGATGCTGGAAATGGTTCAAGGAGAAGGTGGAGTAATACCAGCGGATGCCACCTTCGTAAAGGAAATTTCTGATTTATGTAAAAAACATGATTTATTATTGATCGTTGATGAAATCCAAACAGGCTTGGGACGTACAGGGAAGTGGTTTGCGTATGAACATTACGGAATTGAACCAGACATTATTAGCGTAGCAAAAGGGCTAGGAAGTGGTCTTCCTATTGGAGCGATGTTAGGTAAGGAAAAATTAACAGAAGCTTTTACTCCAGGAAGTCATGCAACTACTTTTGGTGGTAATCCAGTGATAACATCGGCGGCTATAGCAACCATTGAAACAATGACAGAATTATATTTAGCCGAAAGAGCGTTGGAGCTAGGGGAATGGATGATGGGTCAATTAACAGACCGATTAAAGGATAATCCGATTGTAAAAGAAGTTCGAGGCAAAGGACTGATGATTGGAATTGAATGCGTCCATCCTGTGGCAGAAATTATAAAAGAAGCTCATGATGCAGGATTGTTAGTTGTAGGAGCGGGTCCGAATGTCATTCGATTGTTACCAAATTTACTCGTGGAGAAAGAAGACTTACAAAAAGCTATTAATGTCATCTGTACGAAACTAGAGCAACATCAAACTGCATGGGAGGAGACGGTACAATGA
- the argB gene encoding acetylglutamate kinase, translating into MRCIMNPKSFVLKCGGSTLAGLPETFFQELKNLQDEGFSPVIVHGGGPAISNTLAKLNIETEFINGLRKTTNEVLDVVEMVLSGKMNKEIVRQIQMNGANTLGLSGVDGNLLEAEPVHNGDEIGYVGEIKQVNAELIQSLINTGYIPVIAPIGIDRNGQRYNVNADTAAGAVASHIGVQKMIVVTDVPGILKQVNHQKEVLPSVTTNEIEEMIHSGEIFGGMIPKVRAAMKCIQGDVQEVLIVDGSEPNVLTKVIKGENIGTRISK; encoded by the coding sequence ATGAGGTGTATCATGAATCCCAAAAGTTTTGTGCTTAAATGTGGAGGTAGTACGTTGGCAGGACTGCCTGAAACCTTTTTCCAAGAGTTAAAAAACCTTCAAGACGAAGGATTTTCACCCGTGATAGTCCATGGTGGAGGGCCAGCGATCTCAAACACACTAGCTAAACTAAATATTGAAACAGAATTTATCAATGGACTGCGAAAAACAACAAACGAAGTATTAGACGTTGTTGAAATGGTCCTTTCAGGAAAAATGAACAAAGAAATCGTTCGACAAATTCAAATGAATGGTGCTAACACTTTAGGTCTTTCTGGTGTGGATGGAAACCTGCTAGAAGCGGAACCCGTGCACAATGGAGACGAAATTGGTTACGTCGGGGAAATTAAACAAGTAAATGCAGAACTTATCCAAAGCTTAATCAACACAGGTTATATCCCCGTCATAGCCCCGATTGGAATAGATCGAAACGGACAAAGATACAACGTGAATGCAGATACAGCTGCGGGAGCAGTAGCTTCTCATATAGGAGTCCAAAAAATGATCGTAGTCACAGATGTTCCGGGCATCTTGAAACAAGTGAACCATCAAAAAGAAGTGCTACCTAGCGTAACAACAAATGAAATTGAAGAGATGATTCACTCTGGTGAAATCTTTGGAGGTATGATCCCAAAAGTTAGAGCCGCTATGAAATGTATCCAAGGAGACGTACAAGAAGTCCTTATCGTTGACGGTTCCGAACCTAACGTACTCACCAAAGTGATTAAGGGAGAAAACATTGGTACTAGGATTTCTAAGTAA
- the argJ gene encoding bifunctional glutamate N-acetyltransferase/amino-acid acetyltransferase ArgJ, with amino-acid sequence MISEQTFKIIRDGSITTPKGFKACGLHCGIKRSKRYDIGSIVCEVPAEAAAVYTLNKIQAAPLGVTKNSLQKEGKLQAIVVNSGNANACTGKQGELDALTMRTETANVLGLPEHYVAVSSTGVIGECLSMDKVLDGIRSLPSNVSTEGGRDFGQSILTTDLTEKSVCVEVEINGKPVYISGAAKGSGMIHPNMATMLGFITTDANIQSTQLQFLLNEMTDLSFNMITVDGDTSTNDTVMVMASGLANNDFLDQSHSDWSVFKAAFQYVSEFLAKEIARDGEGATKLVEVEVVGAETDKDARKAVKTIIGSSLVKSAIFGADANWGRIIAAVGRADIPVNPDTIDIRLGEIRMMEQSTPITFDEHQAEFYLKKANEIHIHVNLNISNGCAKGWGCDLTYEYVRINASYRT; translated from the coding sequence ATGATTTCTGAACAGACATTTAAAATCATACGAGACGGTTCTATTACGACCCCAAAAGGTTTTAAAGCGTGTGGACTACATTGTGGAATAAAAAGATCTAAGCGATATGATATAGGTTCAATCGTTTGTGAAGTCCCAGCTGAAGCAGCAGCTGTATATACATTAAATAAAATTCAAGCAGCACCCTTAGGAGTTACTAAAAACAGTTTACAGAAAGAGGGCAAACTACAAGCCATTGTTGTGAATAGTGGGAATGCCAATGCCTGCACAGGCAAACAAGGGGAATTAGATGCACTTACGATGAGAACTGAAACAGCAAATGTGTTAGGACTTCCAGAGCACTATGTTGCCGTTTCATCCACTGGTGTTATAGGAGAATGTTTGTCAATGGATAAAGTGTTGGATGGAATCAGGAGTTTACCCTCCAACGTGAGTACTGAAGGTGGTAGAGATTTCGGCCAATCCATTTTAACAACAGATTTAACAGAGAAAAGTGTATGTGTAGAAGTAGAAATTAACGGAAAACCGGTATACATCAGTGGAGCAGCTAAAGGTTCAGGTATGATTCATCCGAACATGGCAACGATGCTTGGATTTATTACTACAGATGCAAACATACAAAGTACTCAGCTTCAGTTTTTATTAAATGAAATGACAGATCTAAGCTTTAATATGATTACAGTAGATGGAGATACAAGCACGAATGACACCGTGATGGTCATGGCAAGTGGGTTAGCGAATAATGACTTCTTAGATCAAAGTCATTCAGATTGGTCCGTTTTTAAAGCCGCTTTTCAATATGTGTCCGAATTTTTAGCAAAAGAAATTGCTAGAGATGGTGAAGGAGCTACTAAATTAGTAGAGGTTGAAGTAGTGGGAGCAGAAACAGATAAAGATGCTAGAAAAGCAGTGAAAACAATCATAGGTTCTAGCTTAGTGAAATCCGCGATTTTTGGTGCTGATGCCAATTGGGGAAGGATTATTGCAGCAGTAGGTAGAGCAGATATTCCAGTTAATCCAGATACTATTGATATCCGACTTGGTGAAATTAGGATGATGGAACAATCAACGCCGATTACATTTGATGAACATCAGGCTGAATTTTACTTGAAGAAAGCAAATGAAATCCACATTCATGTCAATCTGAATATCTCGAATGGGTGTGCAAAAGGCTGGGGATGTGATCTGACTTATGAATATGTACGAATTAATGCTTCCTATCGAACCTAA